One segment of Coffea arabica cultivar ET-39 chromosome 7c, Coffea Arabica ET-39 HiFi, whole genome shotgun sequence DNA contains the following:
- the LOC113698405 gene encoding protein STRICTOSIDINE SYNTHASE-LIKE 7-like, whose product MAESARIPSPSSSGGTSGERTKKSRWPFACLVSVLPVVVGVLIYQLDSFDPAPYPAHELTRKKPLTVPKSNPHMLKGAENIGVGKLLGPEDIAYDRKSGVIYTGCEDGWIKRVTVNDSAADSVVADWINTGGRPLGVVCGHHGEVIVADADKGLLNATADGGIQLLTDEAEGVKFRLTDGVDVAEDGIVYFTDASYKYSFWEFAWDYFEGRPFGRLLSYDPSTKETKVLVRDLYFANGVAVSPDQKFVIFCESPMARCKKYYINGERKGSVDIFVENLPGMPDNIRYDGQGHYWIALPTEITYAWDLAQRYPFIRKIMAIMERYVGRPHVEKNGGGLAVDLDGKPAAHYCERDLSLITGVNKIGDHIYLGSIDKPYIIRLNIKQYPAVSDTEYMRSLILDSTDETL is encoded by the exons ATGGCCGAATCAGCTCGCATCCCATCTCCCTCATCGTCCGGCGGAACTTCCGGTGAAAGAACGAAAAAGAGCCGGTGGCCCTTTGCTTGTCTCGTATCAGTTCTACCAGTTGTTGTAGGAGTTTTAATCTACCAACTCGACTCCTTCGACCCTGCTCCTTACCCAGCCCACGAGTTGACTCGGAAGAAACCCCTCACAGTGCCTAAGAGCAACCCTCACATGCTTAAAGGAGCAGAGAATATTGGGGTCGGAAAACTGCTAGGGCCTGAAGACATAGCTTACGATCGGAAGTCCGGAGTTATCTACACTGGTTGTGAGGATGGATGGATAAAGCGAGTCACGGTGAACGATTCAGCAGCCGACTCGGTCGTGGCGGACTGGATAAACACTGGCGGCCGGCCTCTTGGAGTTGTTTGTGGGCACCACGGAGAAGTCATCGTGGCCGATGCTGACAAG GGGCTATTGAACGCGACGGCAGACGGAGGAATTCAGCTGCTAACGGATGAGGCCGAGGGTGTAAAGTTCAGACTAACGGACGGAGTAGATGTTGCAGAGGATGGCATTGTCTATTTTACGGATGCTTCGTACAAGTACAGCTTCTGGGAGTTTGCTTGGGACTATTTTGAGGGCAGACCTTTTGGAAGATTATTGAGTTATGATCCTTCAACTAAGGAGACTAAAGTCCTCGTCCGGGATCTGTACTTTGCTAATGGGGTTGCTGTCTCTCCAGATCAGAAATTCGTTATTTTCTGTGAATCCCCCAT GGCAAGGTGCAAGAAATATTATATCAATGGTGAAAGAAAAGGATCAGTGGACATATTTGTGGAAAATTTGCCTGGAATGCCTGACAATATTCGATATGACGGACAAGGCCATTACTGGATTGCATTGCCCACG GAAATCACGTATGCATGGGATCTGGCACAGAGATATCCCTTCATCCGAAAGATCATGGCCATTATGGAGAGGTACGTAGGGCGACCACATGTGGAGAAAAATGGAGGGGGTTTGGCAGTTGATTTGGATGGAAAACCTGCAGCCCATTACTGTGAACGTGATTTATCACTCATTACAGGGGTTAACAAGATTGGAGATCATATATACCTTGGTTCGATTGATAAACCCTACATCATCCGTCTCAACATCAAGCAATATCCTGCAGTCAGTGATACTGAATATATGAGAAGCCTCATCCTGGATTCTACCGACGAAACACTTTAG